Proteins encoded in a region of the Chelonoidis abingdonii isolate Lonesome George chromosome 2, CheloAbing_2.0, whole genome shotgun sequence genome:
- the LOC142046217 gene encoding MAM domain-containing glycosylphosphatidylinositol anchor protein 2-like: protein MGTINIYIKLADAPEWHRIWSAKGKQGRDWHQVGVETSVSQKLQVMVEGVIGPDAGSDVGIDDLSVCVAECQGGCDELIALYKK from the exons ATGG GCACAATAAACATCTATATCAAGTTGGCAGATGCCCCTGAGTGGCACAGAATCTGGTCTGCCAAGGGGAAGCAGGGCAGAGACTGGCATCAAGTAGGTGTGGAGACGTCAGTGTCACAGAAGCTGCAG GTGATGGTGGAAGGCGTCATTGGCCCGGATGCAGGGAGTGACGTTGGCATTGATGACCTGTCTGTCTGTGTGGCAGAGTGTCAGGGAGGCTGTGATGAGCTGATTGCTTTATACAAAAAGTGA